In Pedobacter sp. W3I1, one DNA window encodes the following:
- a CDS encoding LytTR family DNA-binding domain-containing protein yields the protein MKNKIIFGLIFILAYGIQIAHAAMLGTAELIIILIVGLLFLAFVFGICMFIYFLIKKNRNTPSNLAPNTVAINFASPLAYQNPTIEEKTNLKETVKVNTRIALPQQNEIRYVNTEEIIRCEADNNYTNFFFSDGGQLLISKSLKEYSDLLKPHGFVRAHQSHLVNPKFVKSWLKEDGGTLLMDSGDKIPVSKPNRELVKEILGSNRS from the coding sequence ATGAAAAATAAGATAATTTTCGGGTTAATTTTTATACTGGCCTATGGCATTCAGATTGCACATGCAGCTATGTTGGGCACGGCCGAACTGATCATTATTTTGATCGTTGGATTGCTGTTTTTGGCTTTCGTTTTTGGTATTTGTATGTTCATCTACTTTTTAATTAAAAAGAACCGGAATACGCCATCAAACCTGGCTCCGAATACGGTGGCCATAAACTTTGCATCTCCGCTTGCTTATCAAAACCCTACAATTGAGGAAAAAACCAATTTAAAAGAAACGGTAAAAGTAAATACCAGAATTGCTTTGCCTCAACAGAATGAAATCAGATATGTTAATACCGAAGAAATAATAAGATGTGAGGCAGATAACAACTATACTAATTTCTTCTTTAGTGATGGCGGACAATTGTTAATTTCAAAATCGTTAAAGGAATATTCCGATCTACTAAAACCACATGGTTTTGTGCGGGCACACCAAAGTCATCTGGTCAACCCAAAATTTGTGAAGAGTTGGCTGAAAGAAGATGGTGGAACATTGTTAATGGATAGTGGCGATAAAATTCCTGTGAGTAAACCAAATCGGGAATTGGTGAAAGAAATTTTGGGAAGTAATCGCTCATGA
- a CDS encoding translation initiation factor produces the protein MKPKKNSLSDLGGIMYSTNPEFEYEEEVDDTVTSPNNQQDLRVMLDKKNRGGKAVTLITGFRGRSEDLEVLGKMLKTKCGVGGSVKDGEIMIQGDVRDKVMGILQKDGYKVKKAGG, from the coding sequence ATGAAACCAAAGAAAAACAGTTTAAGCGATCTTGGTGGAATTATGTATTCTACCAATCCAGAGTTCGAATATGAAGAAGAAGTTGATGATACCGTTACTTCACCAAATAACCAACAGGATTTAAGGGTAATGCTCGATAAAAAGAACCGTGGCGGTAAAGCGGTAACCTTAATTACAGGTTTCAGGGGCCGCTCAGAAGATTTAGAGGTTCTGGGCAAAATGCTGAAAACCAAATGTGGTGTGGGTGGCTCGGTTAAAGACGGTGAAATCATGATCCAGGGCGATGTGCGTGATAAAGTGATGGGCATTCTCCAAAAGGATGGATACAAAGTGAAAAAAGCTGGAGGGTAG
- a CDS encoding diacylglycerol kinase family protein: MHTKINILFIINPISGGRGKLRIPDFIDQYLDKEKFSPNFVFSEYVGHAAELADEAATKNFDVIVAAGGDGTINEVASKVLKHDKVLGILPLGSGNGLARFLNISKNLRYALSLINNFKVDRIDSAEFNQKCFFNLAGMGFDAHLSSVFSKDKKRGLSGYIKLGFKEVFNYKAQTYLINIDGIEYTRKAFAISIANSSQYGNDVYIAPNASIKDGLLDVCIIKPFPTIKLPLLGYVMLRGKAETSDMIEIIKGKNIKITREKAGAVHVDGEPLQMGTEIHAVVNPLSLKVIVP; this comes from the coding sequence TTGCACACAAAGATCAATATCCTCTTTATTATAAACCCTATCTCTGGTGGGAGAGGGAAGTTACGCATCCCCGATTTTATTGATCAATATCTGGATAAAGAAAAGTTTAGCCCAAACTTTGTTTTTAGCGAATATGTTGGCCATGCCGCGGAATTGGCAGATGAGGCAGCAACTAAAAACTTCGATGTAATTGTGGCTGCGGGTGGCGATGGAACCATTAACGAGGTAGCAAGCAAAGTGCTAAAACACGATAAGGTTTTAGGGATTTTGCCCCTTGGATCTGGGAATGGTCTGGCCAGGTTTTTAAATATTTCCAAAAACTTAAGGTATGCACTTTCCCTGATCAATAATTTTAAAGTCGATCGGATTGATAGTGCCGAGTTTAACCAAAAATGTTTTTTCAACCTGGCTGGAATGGGTTTCGATGCCCATTTGAGTTCTGTTTTCTCGAAAGATAAAAAACGCGGACTATCAGGTTATATAAAGCTGGGTTTTAAGGAGGTTTTTAACTATAAAGCACAAACTTACCTGATCAATATTGATGGTATTGAATATACCCGGAAAGCTTTTGCCATCAGCATTGCCAATTCTTCTCAGTATGGAAACGACGTTTATATTGCACCTAACGCCTCTATAAAAGATGGTTTGCTGGATGTTTGTATTATTAAACCTTTTCCGACAATAAAACTGCCATTATTAGGTTATGTAATGTTAAGGGGGAAGGCGGAAACATCAGATATGATTGAAATTATTAAAGGCAAAAACATTAAAATAACCAGAGAAAAAGCTGGCGCAGTGCATGTGGATGGAGAGCCATTACAAATGGGGACAGAGATACACGCGGTAGTAAACCCGCTCTCGCTCAAAGTGATTGTACCCTAA
- the metK gene encoding methionine adenosyltransferase yields MSYLFTSESVSEGHPDKIADQISDALIDNFLAFDPESKVACETLVTTGQVILAGEVKSKTYLDVQQIARDVIKKIGYTKSEYMFEANSCGILSAIHEQSQDINQGVDRSNKEEQGAGDQGMMFGYATNETEDYMPLALNLSHKLLQELAVLRRENNEITYLRPDAKSQVTLEYDDNNKPVRIDAIVISTQHDDFDEEATMLAKIKTDLVNILIPRIIKANPAYAHLFNDKIEYHINPTGKFVIGGPHGDTGLTGRKIIVDTYGGKGAHGGGAFSGKDPSKVDRSAAYATRHIAKNLVAAGVADEILVQVSYAIGVAKPMGIYINTYGTGKVGKTDGEIAKIVESIFDMRPYFIEQRLKLRNPIYSETAAYGHMGRKPETVTKTFRTPNGEEKTVTVDLFTWEKLDYVDQVKAAFGI; encoded by the coding sequence ATGTCATATTTATTTACATCAGAATCTGTTTCTGAAGGCCACCCAGATAAAATCGCCGATCAAATTTCGGATGCATTAATTGATAACTTTTTAGCTTTCGATCCAGAATCAAAGGTTGCTTGCGAAACTTTGGTAACTACTGGTCAGGTTATTTTGGCTGGTGAGGTAAAATCTAAAACATATTTAGATGTACAACAAATTGCCCGTGATGTAATTAAGAAAATAGGGTACACCAAAAGCGAGTACATGTTTGAGGCCAACTCTTGCGGAATTTTATCAGCAATACACGAGCAATCTCAAGATATTAACCAGGGTGTAGATAGAAGCAACAAAGAAGAACAAGGTGCTGGCGATCAGGGTATGATGTTTGGTTATGCTACCAACGAAACGGAAGACTATATGCCATTGGCATTAAATCTTTCTCATAAATTATTACAGGAATTGGCTGTTTTGCGCCGCGAAAATAACGAAATTACTTATTTACGCCCTGATGCAAAAAGCCAGGTTACGTTAGAGTACGACGATAATAACAAACCAGTGCGTATTGATGCGATTGTAATTTCAACGCAGCACGATGATTTTGATGAAGAGGCAACCATGTTGGCTAAAATCAAAACTGATTTAGTGAATATCCTGATTCCAAGAATTATCAAAGCCAATCCGGCTTACGCACATTTATTTAACGATAAAATTGAATACCACATTAACCCAACCGGTAAATTTGTAATTGGTGGTCCTCATGGCGATACCGGTTTAACCGGAAGAAAAATTATTGTTGATACTTACGGTGGTAAAGGTGCTCACGGTGGTGGTGCTTTCTCTGGTAAAGATCCAAGTAAGGTGGATAGAAGTGCCGCTTATGCTACACGCCATATTGCTAAAAACTTAGTGGCTGCTGGTGTGGCCGACGAAATTTTAGTTCAGGTATCATATGCTATCGGGGTTGCAAAACCAATGGGTATTTACATCAATACTTACGGCACTGGTAAAGTGGGTAAAACAGATGGCGAGATTGCTAAAATTGTAGAATCGATTTTCGATATGCGCCCTTATTTTATTGAGCAACGCTTGAAATTAAGAAACCCAATTTATAGCGAAACGGCTGCCTACGGACACATGGGCCGTAAGCCAGAAACGGTTACCAAAACTTTCAGAACACCAAATGGTGAAGAAAAAACAGTTACTGTTGATTTGTTTACCTGGGAGAAATTAGATTACGTAGATCAGGTTAAAGCTGCTTTCGGCATTTAA
- a CDS encoding peptidase domain-containing ABC transporter — MGTKVKQRDITDCGAACLASIAAHYKLDLAVARIRQLAGTDKKGTTVLGLVEAAQKLGFEAKGVKAPFDSLFKIPTPAIAHIIVNDILQHYVVIYKVNSKFIEVMDPIDGKVHRKTHDEFKKEWTGALVLLLPSEDFQIGNEKKSIQGRFWSLIKPHKGILTQVLFGAIVYTVLGLSTSIFVQKLVDFVLVDGNHNLLNLMSIAMMVILMVQLFIGSAKTIFTLKTGQLIDSQLILGYYKHLLRLPQQFFDTMRVGEIISRINDAVKIRTFLNDVCVNFVVNIFIVFFSFIMMFTYYWKLALITLTVIPLYFVIYVITDRFNKRTQRRLMEDAAELESQLVESLNAVGTIKRFGLEDHANDKTETRFIKLLQAGFKSNINAVVSGTSTEFISRMITIVLLWVGAGYVLSNSITPGELLSFYTLIGYFTGPVSSLIGMNKTVQDAVIAADRLFEIMDLERESDENQIELSTDKIGDIHFENVSFRYGARLPVFENLNLTIPQGKFTAIVGESGSGKSTLMSILQNIYPIQAGNVRIGKYDLKYITNSSLRRMISVVPQQIDLFAGNVIDNIAIGEEEPDMQKIIDIATKLGLIGFIEALPKGFQTYLGENGTALSGGQRQRIAIARALYRDPEILILDEATSSLDSVSEQHVQRMIELLKAEQKTVIVITHRSSTLNNADKIIVLDKGVVVEQGSHQELKYHLA; from the coding sequence ATGGGTACAAAGGTTAAGCAACGAGATATAACAGATTGTGGTGCGGCTTGTCTCGCTTCAATTGCTGCTCATTATAAATTGGATTTGGCCGTTGCCCGCATCAGGCAGCTTGCCGGAACCGATAAAAAAGGTACAACCGTTTTAGGACTTGTAGAAGCTGCCCAAAAACTAGGATTTGAGGCGAAAGGCGTAAAAGCACCTTTTGATAGTTTATTTAAAATACCTACGCCCGCTATAGCGCATATCATTGTGAATGATATCCTTCAGCATTATGTAGTGATTTATAAAGTAAATAGTAAGTTTATAGAGGTGATGGACCCTATAGATGGGAAAGTGCACCGTAAAACGCATGATGAATTCAAAAAGGAGTGGACTGGTGCGTTAGTCTTATTGTTGCCATCAGAAGATTTTCAGATCGGCAATGAAAAAAAATCAATCCAGGGTAGATTTTGGAGTTTGATTAAACCGCACAAAGGCATTCTGACGCAGGTTTTATTTGGTGCTATTGTTTATACTGTACTGGGTTTATCCACCTCTATTTTTGTTCAGAAATTAGTCGATTTTGTACTGGTAGATGGTAACCATAATTTGCTAAACCTTATGAGTATAGCCATGATGGTTATTCTTATGGTGCAGCTGTTTATTGGCTCGGCGAAAACAATTTTTACCTTAAAAACGGGCCAGTTAATCGATTCGCAACTTATTTTAGGTTATTACAAACACTTGCTCCGTTTGCCACAGCAGTTTTTTGATACCATGCGGGTGGGCGAAATTATTTCGAGGATTAACGATGCCGTAAAAATCAGAACTTTTTTAAATGATGTATGCGTAAATTTTGTAGTGAACATTTTTATTGTTTTCTTCTCATTCATCATGATGTTTACCTACTACTGGAAACTCGCACTCATTACACTTACCGTTATTCCATTGTATTTTGTAATTTATGTGATTACCGATCGGTTTAACAAACGTACCCAGCGTAGGTTGATGGAAGATGCTGCCGAGCTCGAATCGCAATTGGTAGAAAGCTTAAATGCAGTAGGTACGATTAAACGTTTTGGCCTGGAAGATCATGCTAACGACAAAACCGAAACCCGTTTTATCAAGTTGCTCCAGGCAGGCTTTAAATCGAATATTAATGCTGTTGTATCGGGTACTTCTACCGAATTTATTTCACGCATGATTACCATTGTATTGCTTTGGGTGGGCGCAGGTTACGTGTTAAGCAATTCGATTACACCTGGAGAATTACTGTCGTTTTATACCTTGATCGGTTATTTTACAGGACCAGTTTCCTCTTTAATCGGAATGAATAAAACTGTACAGGATGCTGTTATTGCAGCCGATAGGTTGTTCGAAATTATGGATCTGGAGCGCGAAAGTGATGAGAACCAGATTGAACTGAGTACCGATAAAATTGGCGATATCCACTTCGAAAATGTTTCCTTTCGCTATGGGGCAAGGTTGCCTGTTTTCGAAAACCTGAATTTAACCATTCCACAAGGGAAATTTACGGCCATTGTGGGCGAGAGTGGCTCGGGAAAATCTACTTTAATGTCTATCCTGCAGAATATTTATCCTATACAGGCGGGCAATGTGCGCATTGGCAAATATGATCTGAAATACATAACCAATTCTTCGCTTCGCAGAATGATATCAGTAGTGCCCCAGCAGATCGATTTATTTGCTGGTAACGTAATCGATAATATTGCCATTGGCGAAGAAGAACCCGACATGCAAAAAATTATTGATATTGCCACTAAATTGGGTTTAATTGGTTTTATAGAGGCTTTACCCAAAGGCTTTCAAACTTATTTGGGTGAAAACGGAACAGCTTTATCAGGCGGGCAAAGGCAGCGGATTGCCATTGCAAGGGCTTTATATCGCGATCCTGAAATTCTAATTTTAGATGAGGCCACCTCATCGCTCGATTCGGTTTCTGAGCAACATGTACAACGAATGATCGAACTTTTAAAAGCTGAACAGAAAACTGTAATTGTAATTACGCACCGATCGAGCACATTGAATAATGCCGATAAAATTATTGTATTGGATAAGGGTGTAGTGGTTGAGCAGGGCAGCCATCAGGAACTGAAATACCACTTGGCCTAG
- a CDS encoding HlyD family secretion protein produces MALTSYSTERISNTALVYRSQISKSSQLIYIVAVAAILIVLIALPFIKIPISIKGTGILQSTIEKTELIVPVNGRLIAYRLSDNKRLKQGDTLLAIDAGLPKQQDALVETRKNQITQFLEDIRTLLSFNGGSSSLQTGQYVASWQQYIQELKNAGIAKRQATSTFARYSKLYQNKVLTQSEYEKYKYELEQAESVYLMVRTKYKTQWQTEANGYRNELRQLSGQQAELNEQKKQYVLRAPIDGSVQNLVGLQQGAYVFANQKVGEVSPDAGLAAYCYINPSDIGLIRKGQEVHFQINAYNYNQWGLAIGKVIDISDDIVILNGNQPAFKVKCLMDKNFLMLKNGYKGYLKKGMNFTARFKVTDRSLYQLLYDKVDDWVNPNLIQKT; encoded by the coding sequence ATGGCGCTAACCAGCTACTCTACAGAAAGAATTTCAAATACCGCTCTCGTTTACCGTTCCCAAATTAGTAAATCAAGCCAGTTAATTTATATCGTTGCCGTGGCAGCCATTTTAATTGTTTTGATTGCCCTTCCCTTTATTAAAATACCCATTAGTATAAAAGGTACAGGTATTTTACAATCTACCATCGAAAAAACAGAACTTATTGTACCGGTTAATGGCCGCTTAATAGCGTACAGACTTTCGGATAATAAAAGACTTAAACAAGGTGATACGTTACTGGCCATTGATGCAGGTTTACCTAAACAGCAAGATGCTTTGGTAGAAACGCGTAAAAATCAAATCACCCAATTCCTGGAGGATATCCGCACGCTACTCTCGTTTAATGGCGGTTCATCAAGTCTGCAAACCGGGCAATATGTAGCATCCTGGCAACAATATATACAAGAATTAAAAAATGCTGGTATTGCAAAAAGACAGGCCACCAGTACCTTTGCGCGCTACAGTAAACTTTATCAAAACAAAGTACTTACGCAATCAGAATACGAAAAATATAAATACGAACTCGAGCAGGCCGAATCGGTTTACTTAATGGTGCGTACCAAATATAAAACCCAATGGCAAACCGAAGCCAATGGTTACCGCAACGAACTGCGCCAGCTTTCCGGGCAGCAGGCAGAACTTAACGAACAGAAAAAACAATATGTATTGCGCGCGCCGATTGATGGTTCCGTACAAAATTTAGTCGGCTTACAACAAGGTGCTTACGTATTTGCCAATCAAAAAGTTGGGGAAGTTTCGCCCGATGCCGGTTTGGCCGCTTATTGTTACATCAACCCTTCAGATATTGGCCTGATTAGAAAAGGACAGGAAGTGCATTTTCAGATCAATGCTTATAATTATAATCAGTGGGGTTTGGCAATAGGTAAAGTGATCGATATTTCGGATGATATTGTGATTTTAAATGGTAATCAACCTGCTTTTAAAGTAAAGTGTTTGATGGATAAAAATTTTCTGATGCTGAAGAATGGTTACAAAGGATACCTCAAAAAAGGAATGAATTTTACCGCCCGCTTTAAAGTAACAGATCGTAGTTTATATCAATTACTTTACGACAAGGTAGATGATTGGGTTAATCCAAACTTAATCCAGAAAACATAA
- a CDS encoding bacteriocin: MKSLELKNLSVKEMNTTEMSQVEGGGIVNNTLSELLASLSGTLNAVGADTSAFLSKTVTNVLKLVWSL; encoded by the coding sequence ATGAAAAGTTTAGAATTAAAAAATCTTAGTGTTAAAGAAATGAACACAACTGAAATGTCACAAGTTGAAGGTGGTGGTATTGTTAACAATACATTAAGCGAACTTTTAGCTTCTCTTTCAGGAACTTTAAATGCAGTTGGCGCAGACACTTCAGCATTTTTAAGCAAAACAGTAACCAATGTTTTGAAACTTGTTTGGAGTCTATAA
- a CDS encoding biopolymer transporter ExbD: MATLNESQSGKAVKGRTKKTAPRVDLTAMVDLMFLLTTFFMLTTSLGTLNAADIAKPDKTDVNVVENYPESRTMTILLGKNNKAVCYMGTIEKANMKVIPVANIQKEIMANEKLVAETHQHNPTKYMIVIIKPAKTAKFQDLIDVIDEMRIANIKSYAIDDDHITEKEVAFMKMNGI; encoded by the coding sequence ATGGCAACACTAAACGAATCTCAAAGCGGCAAGGCTGTAAAGGGAAGAACCAAAAAAACTGCACCAAGGGTAGACCTTACCGCAATGGTCGACCTGATGTTTTTATTAACGACTTTTTTTATGCTCACCACTTCTTTAGGTACTTTAAATGCGGCAGATATCGCCAAACCTGATAAAACGGATGTTAATGTCGTGGAAAATTATCCTGAATCTCGTACCATGACCATCCTGCTCGGCAAAAACAATAAGGCTGTTTGCTACATGGGAACCATAGAAAAAGCAAATATGAAGGTTATCCCGGTAGCAAATATTCAGAAAGAGATTATGGCAAACGAGAAACTGGTTGCTGAAACCCATCAACATAATCCAACTAAATACATGATTGTCATTATCAAGCCAGCTAAAACCGCTAAGTTCCAGGATCTTATAGATGTAATTGATGAAATGAGAATTGCCAATATTAAATCGTATGCCATTGACGATGATCATATTACAGAAAAAGAGGTCGCATTTATGAAAATGAACGGCATATAG
- a CDS encoding superoxide dismutase family protein, translating to MRKYLLKLAIVGVALVSACTKTDKEIAQATLTETADHTKTIGTAKFYELSDGKIKMDIEMNFAARADSNVAVHFHEHGDCGNMGENTHGHWNPTKEAHGKWGSAAYHSGDIGNIMLDSKGHATLSVTTDRWSIKDGDIKNIIGRGIIVHGGTDDYTTQPTGNSGPRVGCGVIEAVK from the coding sequence ATGAGAAAATATCTTTTAAAACTAGCCATCGTAGGCGTAGCACTGGTAAGTGCTTGTACAAAAACCGACAAAGAAATTGCCCAGGCAACATTGACAGAAACAGCTGATCATACTAAAACCATAGGAACAGCGAAGTTTTATGAATTGAGTGATGGAAAAATTAAGATGGATATCGAGATGAATTTTGCGGCACGTGCCGACAGCAATGTTGCCGTCCACTTTCACGAACATGGCGATTGCGGCAATATGGGCGAAAACACCCATGGACATTGGAACCCCACAAAAGAAGCGCACGGAAAATGGGGGTCTGCCGCTTATCATAGCGGAGATATTGGCAATATTATGCTAGACAGTAAAGGCCACGCAACCCTTTCGGTTACCACCGATAGATGGAGCATTAAAGATGGCGATATCAAAAATATTATCGGCCGTGGAATTATTGTACATGGCGGTACCGACGATTATACTACACAACCAACCGGTAACTCAGGACCACGGGTGGGTTGCGGTGTAATTGAAGCGGTGAAGTAA
- a CDS encoding DMT family transporter, which translates to MGAAIAKGLFPQIGAAATASLRIGLSAVILLIAFRPNLFKLNAKQWKYVILYGVCLGVMNMVFYMAIARIPIGLGVTLEFVGPLGLAIFGSKKPVDFLWVILAATGIALIAPWTSTGLNVAGVLLALLAGIFWAAYIILGGRISKIMKGGDAVAIGMLFATLVILPFGIFGGGLSGLSPKLLGLGAALALLSSAIPFTLEMRALKQLPARTFSILMSLEPAMASLAALVFLQEYLTLKECFAVAFVVIASAGSSLTARRTKL; encoded by the coding sequence GTGGGGGCTGCAATTGCAAAAGGGCTTTTTCCACAAATTGGCGCTGCCGCTACCGCGTCCTTAAGGATCGGTTTATCAGCGGTGATTTTATTAATTGCCTTTAGGCCAAACCTGTTTAAGTTAAACGCCAAACAATGGAAATATGTTATCCTATATGGTGTTTGTTTAGGGGTAATGAATATGGTATTCTATATGGCTATAGCAAGAATCCCGATCGGTTTAGGGGTAACTTTAGAATTTGTTGGGCCTTTGGGTCTCGCCATTTTTGGTTCTAAAAAACCGGTAGATTTTCTTTGGGTAATACTGGCCGCAACAGGCATCGCACTCATTGCCCCATGGACCAGTACGGGGTTAAATGTTGCGGGTGTGTTACTGGCACTTTTAGCTGGCATTTTTTGGGCAGCCTATATTATATTGGGTGGCAGGATTTCAAAAATAATGAAAGGCGGTGATGCAGTTGCCATTGGAATGTTATTCGCTACCCTGGTTATCTTGCCATTTGGTATTTTTGGTGGTGGTTTAAGCGGCTTGAGTCCTAAATTATTGGGTTTAGGAGCAGCGCTTGCTCTACTCTCAAGCGCCATCCCATTTACCCTCGAAATGAGAGCCCTTAAGCAGCTTCCTGCCAGGACTTTCAGTATTTTAATGAGTCTCGAACCTGCAATGGCCTCATTAGCCGCACTCGTATTTTTACAAGAATACCTCACTTTAAAAGAGTGTTTTGCTGTGGCTTTTGTTGTAATTGCTTCCGCCGGTTCGTCGTTAACAGCCAGGCGTACCAAACTGTAG
- a CDS encoding putative quinol monooxygenase codes for MSIYLTAIVKSKKETKTALRVVLLDMVVNSRKEEACIQYDLHESTGEDTFVFWEEWKDQASLDLHNKQPYILAFVAQVDKLTDDIVMYKTEKLA; via the coding sequence ATGAGCATTTATCTAACAGCAATAGTTAAGAGTAAAAAAGAAACCAAAACAGCATTAAGAGTTGTGCTATTAGATATGGTTGTAAATTCGCGTAAGGAAGAAGCCTGCATTCAGTACGATTTACATGAGTCTACAGGTGAGGATACTTTTGTTTTTTGGGAGGAGTGGAAAGACCAGGCAAGTTTGGATCTGCACAATAAGCAGCCTTATATTTTAGCCTTTGTGGCACAGGTTGATAAGTTGACGGATGATATTGTAATGTATAAAACAGAAAAACTGGCCTAA
- a CDS encoding NAD(P)H-dependent oxidoreductase: MTKIFIINGGQKFGHSGGRFNETIANATADFFSSLEGFEVKTTNINHHYDPKEEVEKYVWADVVIYHTPIWWFQLPHRFKEYIDVVFTEGHKSGIYSSDGRKANNPTRNYGTGGMLHGRKYMVTSSWNAPKEAFTLPEEFFMETSVDDGVLFGFHRMNAFTGMERIDGIHFHDVEKNADIIGALKLHQDHLTQNFLNTAVYEHLSNSNS, translated from the coding sequence ATGACAAAAATATTCATTATTAACGGCGGACAAAAATTTGGTCATTCTGGTGGCAGGTTTAACGAGACAATAGCTAATGCTACAGCGGATTTTTTTTCATCGCTGGAAGGGTTTGAAGTAAAAACAACAAACATTAATCACCATTACGATCCGAAAGAGGAAGTAGAAAAATATGTTTGGGCAGATGTTGTAATTTACCATACCCCAATCTGGTGGTTCCAATTGCCCCATAGATTTAAAGAATATATCGATGTGGTATTTACCGAAGGTCACAAAAGTGGAATTTATAGCAGTGATGGCCGTAAAGCCAATAATCCGACAAGGAACTACGGTACTGGCGGGATGTTACATGGCCGTAAATACATGGTAACCTCATCGTGGAATGCACCAAAGGAAGCTTTTACTTTGCCTGAAGAATTTTTTATGGAAACCAGTGTAGATGATGGTGTATTGTTCGGTTTTCATAGAATGAATGCTTTTACCGGGATGGAACGGATAGATGGCATCCATTTTCATGATGTAGAAAAGAATGCCGATATTATCGGTGCGCTTAAATTACATCAAGACCATTTAACCCAAAATTTTTTAAATACAGCCGTATATGAGCATTTATCTAACAGCAATAGTTAA
- a CDS encoding LysR family transcriptional regulator, with protein sequence MVNLEWYRSFKAIYKTGTLTGAAENLFISQPGVSLHLSSLESYVGYKLFERTGRKMIPTEKGKVLYNFIVEPLTKLEDAEKHFQKSTEKHTPTISVGMCFETFQITLEQYISTLPFNVIIRFGEYPEMLDQLDKGILDLIITPQKGNSPNVEHEAFSSETIVLVGGIETDGQTFNSLVKKKDLAGMEAWLKQQKWYGTAGDMEHLLRFWQLNFGKHADFRPNYIVPNLNSIVRCLSGGKGLAIIPDFLCKKEVEEEKVKVIWEGTSKLTNTLYFGCRKNTQYASEIHIIKKLFKEVMVSI encoded by the coding sequence ATGGTTAATTTAGAATGGTATAGAAGTTTTAAGGCAATTTATAAAACAGGAACCCTAACTGGTGCGGCAGAAAATCTGTTTATTTCGCAGCCTGGGGTAAGTTTACATTTAAGCTCCTTAGAAAGTTACGTTGGCTACAAACTGTTTGAACGTACAGGCAGAAAGATGATCCCTACCGAAAAAGGGAAAGTATTATATAATTTTATTGTGGAGCCGCTTACCAAACTTGAAGATGCCGAAAAACATTTTCAAAAAAGTACGGAGAAACATACGCCAACCATTAGCGTAGGCATGTGTTTTGAGACTTTTCAGATTACGCTCGAACAATATATTTCTACACTTCCTTTTAATGTCATTATCCGTTTTGGCGAATATCCGGAAATGTTAGATCAATTGGATAAGGGTATTTTAGACCTGATTATTACCCCACAAAAAGGCAATTCACCTAATGTAGAGCACGAGGCTTTTTCTTCAGAAACCATCGTTTTAGTAGGCGGAATAGAAACTGATGGACAAACTTTTAATTCGTTGGTTAAAAAGAAAGATTTAGCCGGAATGGAAGCCTGGTTAAAACAGCAAAAGTGGTATGGAACAGCTGGGGATATGGAACATCTTTTACGTTTCTGGCAACTTAATTTTGGCAAACATGCCGATTTCCGCCCAAACTACATTGTACCTAACCTCAATTCGATTGTACGCTGCTTATCTGGTGGAAAAGGCCTGGCTATTATCCCCGATTTTCTTTGTAAAAAAGAAGTTGAAGAAGAAAAAGTAAAGGTAATTTGGGAAGGTACTTCAAAACTGACCAACACTTTATATTTTGGTTGTAGGAAAAACACACAATATGCATCAGAAATTCACATCATTAAAAAACTTTTTAAGGAAGTCATGGTTAGTATATAG